The proteins below are encoded in one region of Fibrella aestuarina BUZ 2:
- a CDS encoding 3-keto-disaccharide hydrolase, with product MLNVTKYVPLAALAVAVLVQPAAAPDAPNTLTKQEQRDGWKLLFDGKTTKGWRGAYKESFPQRGWSVNDGTLSIQKTDGSESTNFGDIVTTDEYSQFDLRFDFKLSEGANSGLKYFVAEQSPKPAGSAFGLEYQVLDDERHPDAKMGRDGNRTVGSLYDLIPAKDKKVNPIGQWNSGRVLVRGNHVEHWLNGSKVVEYERGSDAFRELVAKSKYAAPQYNSNGRFGEAPKGHILLQDHGDHVEFRNIKIKTL from the coding sequence CGTAACGAAATACGTACCCCTGGCGGCCCTGGCCGTTGCTGTTCTCGTTCAGCCCGCTGCGGCTCCCGATGCGCCCAACACCCTGACTAAACAGGAGCAACGCGACGGCTGGAAACTGCTGTTCGACGGCAAAACCACCAAAGGCTGGCGCGGAGCTTACAAAGAAAGTTTTCCCCAGCGCGGCTGGTCGGTCAACGACGGGACGCTGTCGATTCAGAAAACCGACGGGTCGGAATCGACCAACTTCGGCGACATTGTCACGACGGACGAATACAGCCAGTTTGACCTGCGCTTCGACTTCAAACTGAGTGAAGGCGCCAACAGCGGCCTGAAGTACTTCGTGGCCGAGCAATCGCCCAAACCGGCGGGGTCGGCCTTCGGACTCGAATACCAGGTACTCGACGATGAGCGCCACCCCGACGCCAAGATGGGCCGCGACGGCAACCGCACCGTAGGCTCGCTGTATGACCTGATTCCCGCCAAAGACAAAAAAGTAAACCCGATCGGGCAATGGAACAGTGGCCGGGTGCTGGTGCGTGGCAACCATGTGGAACACTGGCTCAATGGCAGCAAGGTGGTTGAGTATGAGCGGGGCAGCGACGCCTTTCGTGAACTGGTAGCCAAGAGCAAATACGCCGCCCCGCAGTATAACAGCAATGGGCGGTTTGGCGAAGCCCCCAAGGGCCACATCCTGTTGCAGGACCACGGCGATCACGTCGAATTCCGTAACATCAAGATTAAAACGTTGTAG
- a CDS encoding Gfo/Idh/MocA family protein produces the protein MQNRRDFIKSSALAGLGMSFSASSYARILGANERVRVGVIGFSDRFRQSLAPAFAGHSKEMNFAFVGVSDLWSRRRDEAKAFLTGKGWADAGNFSMNRNNDELLDRKDIDAVIISTADFQHAIHCAEAVEAGRDVYVEKPFAESMEDARKALKAVEKSKKIVQVGSQRRSAPNYHAANEYIKSGKFGDVSMVEMTWNVNQPGRWRRPKLVSEIRQEDTDWKRFLMNRPAEAWDPRKYLEYRLFYPYSSGIPGQWMSHQIDTVHWFSGYDHPRSVVANGGVYVWKDGRVNPDTFTAVFDYGPDNDKAKGFQVLYSSRMHNEAGGTKEYYYSNGGMINLDTNKITPEGGLEERYAKEMGMKANLLPTMSLGETARMETGANTGGDPMTSLHMRNWMECVRSRNEPNAPARVGFNHSVANIMATKAYQTGRRVTWDSQKSDIVVS, from the coding sequence ATGCAAAACCGTCGTGATTTTATTAAATCGTCGGCCCTCGCTGGCCTCGGCATGAGCTTCTCGGCGAGCAGCTATGCCCGTATTCTGGGCGCCAATGAGCGAGTACGTGTTGGCGTTATCGGCTTCTCGGACCGCTTCCGTCAGTCGCTGGCCCCCGCTTTCGCTGGTCATTCCAAAGAGATGAACTTCGCCTTCGTGGGCGTATCGGACCTCTGGAGCCGCCGCCGCGACGAAGCCAAAGCCTTCCTGACGGGTAAAGGCTGGGCCGATGCGGGTAACTTCTCGATGAACCGCAACAATGATGAACTGCTCGACCGCAAGGACATCGACGCCGTCATCATCAGCACCGCCGATTTTCAGCACGCCATTCACTGCGCCGAAGCCGTTGAGGCGGGCCGCGACGTGTACGTGGAGAAGCCCTTCGCCGAATCGATGGAAGACGCCCGCAAGGCACTGAAAGCCGTCGAGAAGTCGAAGAAGATCGTGCAGGTAGGCTCGCAGCGGCGGTCGGCTCCCAACTACCACGCAGCCAACGAATACATCAAATCGGGTAAGTTTGGTGACGTATCGATGGTTGAAATGACCTGGAACGTCAACCAGCCCGGTCGCTGGCGCCGGCCCAAACTGGTGTCGGAGATCCGGCAGGAAGATACCGATTGGAAACGCTTCCTTATGAACCGGCCCGCCGAGGCGTGGGACCCGCGCAAATACCTCGAATACCGGCTGTTCTACCCCTATTCGTCGGGCATTCCGGGGCAGTGGATGTCGCACCAGATCGATACGGTACACTGGTTCAGCGGCTACGATCACCCCCGTTCGGTGGTGGCCAACGGAGGCGTATATGTCTGGAAAGACGGGCGCGTCAACCCCGATACGTTCACGGCCGTTTTCGATTACGGCCCGGACAACGACAAGGCAAAAGGCTTCCAGGTGCTCTACTCGTCGCGGATGCATAACGAGGCGGGCGGCACCAAGGAATACTACTACTCAAACGGGGGGATGATCAACCTCGACACCAACAAGATCACGCCAGAGGGCGGTCTGGAGGAGCGCTACGCCAAAGAAATGGGCATGAAAGCGAACCTACTGCCAACGATGTCACTTGGCGAAACAGCCCGGATGGAGACAGGTGCCAACACCGGCGGTGATCCTATGACGTCGCTGCACATGCGCAACTGGATGGAATGCGTGCGCAGCCGCAACGAACCTAATGCACCCGCCCGTGTCGGTTTCAACCACTCAGTAGCCAACATCATGGCCACGAAAGCCTACCAGACCGGCCGCCGTGTCACCTGGGACAGCCAGAAATCGGATATAGTGGTGTCGTAA
- a CDS encoding N-(5'phosphoribosyl)anthranilate isomerase (PRAI) — translation MALQTTVKISNVTNLSDARYCAGMGVDLLGFSMDAESPDYVDPARFNEMRGWVAGVHIVGETQSDDPDVIEQLMNTYQPDVLQVDEAALLPYLGTFGKPLILRVELIVTTLDQLDTLANTELPGIDYLLLESPSPLHLDADLTTSLTRLSRRHPVLLGIGIAADAIHTLLDNVPVAGIALTGGTEERPGSKDFGALMDVLEAIEEE, via the coding sequence ATGGCGCTACAGACCACGGTAAAAATCAGTAACGTAACCAATTTAAGCGACGCCCGCTACTGCGCGGGCATGGGCGTCGATCTGCTGGGCTTCTCGATGGATGCCGAATCGCCCGACTACGTCGATCCGGCGCGTTTCAACGAGATGCGTGGTTGGGTGGCGGGCGTCCACATCGTAGGCGAAACCCAAAGCGACGACCCCGACGTCATTGAGCAGCTAATGAACACCTACCAACCCGACGTGTTGCAGGTGGATGAAGCCGCGCTGTTGCCGTACCTGGGTACGTTCGGCAAACCGCTGATCCTGCGCGTCGAGTTGATTGTTACGACACTGGATCAACTGGATACGCTCGCCAACACGGAACTGCCCGGCATCGATTACCTGCTGCTCGAAAGCCCCTCGCCCCTGCATCTCGATGCTGATCTGACAACCTCGTTGACGCGCCTTTCCCGGCGCCACCCTGTGTTGCTGGGCATCGGCATCGCCGCCGACGCTATTCATACGCTGCTCGACAACGTACCGGTAGCCGGTATCGCGCTGACGGGCGGCACGGAAGAACGCCCTGGTAGCAAAGACTTCGGGGCACTCATGGACGTGCTCGAAGCCATCGAAGAGGAGTAA
- a CDS encoding cysteine desulfurase family protein yields MQRVYFDNAATTRLDPAVLEAMLPLMQDNFGNPSSIHGHGRVVRSAIEKARKTVASLLHAAPAEIVFTSGGTEADNTAICGSIETYGLTHAITSPLEHHAVLHTLQHLAHEGKIKLDLVEVDARGRLNYDHLEALLQAGAAAGGSLVSLMHGNNEIGNLLDMDRVGTLREQYNAVWHCDTVQTMGHYRHNVQELKVDFLVGAAHKFHGPKGVGFLYARPTARKPIQPFIHGGSQERNRRGGTENVYGIVGLAKALEIAYADMAEHRRHIEGLKQRMIDQLRAQFGEHAGGPVLFNGDSADLDKSLYTVLSVSLPPSDINDMLLFNLDIAGISVSGGSACSSGTDVGSHVLNALPGIDPNRANVRFSFGKYNTAEEVDYAVAKVAELYAGVNV; encoded by the coding sequence ATGCAACGCGTTTATTTCGATAATGCCGCCACCACCCGGCTCGACCCGGCCGTGCTGGAGGCCATGCTGCCCCTGATGCAGGACAATTTTGGTAATCCGTCGTCTATCCACGGGCACGGGCGTGTGGTCCGGTCGGCCATCGAAAAAGCGCGTAAAACGGTGGCGTCGCTGCTCCATGCGGCTCCCGCCGAAATCGTTTTTACCTCGGGTGGTACCGAGGCCGACAATACGGCTATCTGCGGGAGCATCGAAACCTACGGCCTGACGCACGCCATCACGTCGCCGCTGGAACACCACGCTGTATTGCACACGCTGCAACACCTGGCTCATGAGGGCAAGATTAAGCTTGATCTGGTCGAAGTGGATGCGCGTGGTCGCCTCAACTACGATCACCTGGAAGCGCTGTTACAGGCGGGAGCGGCCGCCGGCGGATCGCTGGTGTCGCTCATGCACGGTAACAACGAAATCGGCAACCTGCTCGACATGGACCGCGTGGGTACGTTGCGGGAGCAGTATAACGCGGTCTGGCACTGCGATACGGTCCAGACGATGGGTCACTATCGGCACAACGTGCAGGAGCTCAAGGTCGACTTTCTGGTCGGCGCCGCCCACAAATTTCACGGTCCCAAAGGCGTTGGGTTTCTCTACGCCCGCCCGACGGCCCGCAAGCCTATTCAGCCGTTTATCCACGGTGGCTCGCAGGAGCGTAACCGGCGGGGCGGCACCGAAAACGTCTATGGTATCGTGGGCCTGGCCAAAGCGCTGGAAATCGCCTATGCCGACATGGCCGAGCACCGTCGCCATATCGAAGGGCTGAAACAACGCATGATCGATCAGCTCCGCGCCCAGTTCGGCGAGCACGCTGGCGGGCCCGTGCTGTTCAATGGTGATTCGGCCGATCTGGACAAAAGCCTGTACACCGTGTTGAGCGTCAGCCTGCCGCCTTCCGACATTAACGACATGCTACTCTTCAACCTCGACATTGCCGGGATATCGGTATCCGGTGGATCGGCCTGTTCGAGTGGCACCGATGTGGGCTCGCACGTACTGAACGCCTTACCCGGCATCGACCCGAACCGGGCCAATGTGCGGTTCTCTTTCGGTAAATACAATACCGCTGAGGAGGTCGATTACGCCGTTGCCAAAGTGGCCGAGTTGTATGCGGGTGTAAACGTATAA
- a CDS encoding DUF2461 domain-containing protein codes for MRTVNNPSTAITAPTFTFLAELVQNNNRDWFQANRARYDAAKAEVEGLTIRLIQGVSTFQPLPNTAPKDCIFRINRDIRFSKDKAPYKPNFAIAIGPGGRHSGQIDYYLHIQPGNESFLGAGMWQATPAQLAQFRQEIDYNVDSLKQIIDNPTFRAYFPDVWGESTKTAPKGYSADHPDIDLLKRKQLFFMHRYSDKEVLKPNFADEVVRGCQLIKPYCDWLNELFGEVSAT; via the coding sequence ATGCGAACAGTGAACAACCCCTCCACGGCCATCACGGCCCCTACGTTTACCTTTCTGGCCGAACTGGTCCAGAACAACAATCGCGACTGGTTTCAGGCCAATCGGGCGCGTTACGATGCCGCCAAAGCCGAGGTCGAAGGCCTCACCATCCGCCTGATTCAGGGCGTTTCGACCTTCCAGCCGTTGCCCAACACTGCCCCCAAAGACTGTATTTTCCGGATCAACCGCGACATCCGGTTTTCGAAAGACAAAGCGCCCTACAAGCCCAATTTTGCCATCGCCATCGGGCCGGGCGGTCGGCATTCCGGGCAGATCGATTACTACCTGCACATTCAGCCGGGCAACGAGTCGTTTCTGGGAGCAGGCATGTGGCAGGCGACACCCGCTCAACTGGCGCAGTTCCGGCAGGAAATCGACTACAATGTGGATTCGCTCAAACAGATCATCGACAACCCGACGTTTCGGGCGTACTTCCCCGACGTTTGGGGCGAATCCACCAAAACCGCTCCGAAAGGCTATTCGGCCGACCATCCCGACATTGATTTACTGAAGCGGAAACAGCTGTTTTTCATGCACCGCTACTCCGACAAGGAGGTGCTGAAACCCAACTTTGCCGACGAGGTGGTCCGGGGTTGCCAGCTCATCAAACCTTACTGCGACTGGCTGAACGAGTTGTTCGGCGAGGTAAGCGCAACCTAA
- a CDS encoding PIG-L family deacetylase: MKKRSILTILCLYVALSTAVRAQVPFGKPRPATPGDIQLGIKRLAVLGSVLYIAAHPDDENTLLLTYLHNERNLRTAYLSLTRGDGGQNLIGPEQGENIGVIRTQELLAARRIDGPEQLFSRAYDFGFSKSTDEAVKTWGRDQVLSDIVWLIRKFQPDVIITRFPPDPRAGHGHHSASGFLAEEAFKLSNDPKSYPEQLRYVKPWQAKRLFWNAFTPGRFQSNEKPSESGTLLGLETGLYNPLLGKSYGELAAESRSQHKSQGFGVGANRGARMDYLLLKGGDKPQVDLVEGIDMSWNRVPNSERVQELIYQLNSQFVPAQPTSIVATLVTLHREISQLDTTQLYVRTKRQEVETLLQQCLGLVFEALPLDYVGTPGGTVDIRLTGLGRTNFPVKLTRLRLPQLGRDTAMAMPLKANEQHLFTMSAKLPTNLRLSQPYWLEKPIERGLFNVSDQRLIGLPENPPALTAEFTVEVEGLPFTFTRPWLYKYTDPVEGELYRSFEVRPEVSINLPERVYAFADNQAKTVEVLVKANRANVSGTLSVDVPTGWRVSPNSETFTLGEKYQEQRFTFSLMPMSSSAPEGRLRVSAQTPGGRVTTGLRTISYPHIPPQSLFPPAEAKVERLNIVVKAKNIGYIAGAGDDVPAALRQMGCTVTMLDEAELSKDLSRFDAIVVGVRAYNTEDRLRFNQDKLMSYVQRGGTLVVQYATPGGGGITQSGLKVNQIGPFPFTVGRDRVAEEDATVTMLNPSHMLLNRPNKITDDDFKGWIQERGLYFAQDYDRSYESLFSMNDAGESPKLGSLIYANYGRGHFIYTGLAFFRQLPNGVPGAYRLFANLISAGAKN; the protein is encoded by the coding sequence GTGAAAAAGCGATCTATACTCACCATTCTTTGCTTGTACGTTGCGTTGTCTACGGCTGTCCGGGCGCAGGTTCCGTTTGGGAAGCCCCGCCCCGCCACACCCGGCGACATTCAATTGGGCATCAAACGGCTCGCCGTACTGGGCAGTGTGCTCTACATCGCCGCTCACCCCGACGATGAAAATACGCTGCTGCTCACGTACCTCCACAACGAGCGCAACCTGCGCACTGCCTACCTGTCGCTGACCCGGGGCGATGGGGGCCAAAACCTGATCGGTCCGGAGCAGGGTGAAAACATCGGCGTGATACGTACCCAGGAATTGCTGGCTGCCCGCCGCATCGATGGCCCCGAACAGTTGTTTTCCCGGGCCTATGACTTTGGCTTTTCCAAATCGACCGACGAGGCCGTCAAAACGTGGGGGCGCGATCAGGTACTCAGCGACATCGTCTGGCTGATCCGCAAGTTCCAGCCCGACGTGATTATCACGCGCTTTCCACCCGACCCGCGCGCCGGGCACGGCCACCACAGTGCATCGGGTTTTCTAGCCGAAGAGGCCTTCAAGCTCTCCAATGACCCCAAATCGTATCCCGAACAACTGCGCTACGTAAAACCCTGGCAGGCCAAACGGCTGTTCTGGAATGCCTTTACGCCCGGCCGGTTTCAGTCCAACGAGAAGCCGAGCGAAAGCGGCACGCTGCTGGGCCTCGAAACGGGCCTGTACAACCCGCTGCTGGGCAAATCGTACGGCGAACTGGCTGCCGAGAGCCGGAGCCAGCACAAGAGTCAGGGCTTTGGCGTAGGGGCCAACCGCGGCGCCCGCATGGATTACCTGCTGCTGAAAGGCGGCGACAAACCACAGGTCGACCTCGTGGAGGGCATCGATATGAGCTGGAACCGGGTGCCTAATTCCGAGCGGGTGCAGGAGCTGATTTACCAGTTGAATTCGCAGTTTGTGCCCGCGCAGCCAACGAGCATCGTCGCGACGCTGGTAACGCTCCACCGCGAGATTAGCCAGCTCGATACTACCCAACTCTATGTGCGCACCAAACGGCAGGAAGTGGAAACGCTGCTGCAACAGTGCCTTGGGCTGGTGTTTGAAGCGCTGCCCCTCGATTACGTAGGCACACCCGGCGGCACCGTCGATATTCGGCTGACGGGCCTGGGCCGCACCAATTTTCCGGTGAAACTCACCCGCCTCCGCCTGCCGCAGCTAGGCCGCGACACGGCGATGGCGATGCCGTTGAAGGCCAACGAGCAGCACCTGTTTACGATGTCGGCCAAATTGCCCACGAATCTGCGGCTCTCGCAACCCTACTGGCTCGAAAAACCCATCGAACGCGGCCTGTTCAACGTGAGCGATCAGCGGCTGATTGGCCTGCCCGAAAACCCGCCGGCCCTCACGGCCGAATTCACGGTAGAGGTGGAAGGCCTGCCCTTTACGTTTACCCGCCCCTGGCTCTACAAATACACCGATCCGGTTGAGGGTGAATTGTACCGTTCATTTGAGGTACGGCCCGAGGTGTCGATCAACCTGCCAGAGCGGGTGTACGCGTTCGCCGACAATCAGGCCAAAACGGTGGAGGTGCTGGTGAAAGCCAACCGGGCCAACGTGAGCGGTACGCTGTCGGTCGACGTACCCACGGGCTGGCGCGTATCGCCCAATTCCGAGACGTTTACGCTGGGCGAGAAATACCAGGAGCAGCGTTTCACGTTCTCGCTGATGCCCATGAGCAGTTCGGCCCCCGAAGGTCGGCTGCGGGTGAGCGCGCAGACGCCGGGGGGGCGGGTTACCACTGGTCTCCGCACCATCAGCTACCCGCACATCCCGCCGCAGTCGCTGTTTCCGCCCGCCGAAGCCAAAGTGGAGCGGCTTAACATTGTCGTGAAAGCCAAAAATATCGGCTACATCGCCGGGGCTGGCGACGACGTACCGGCGGCGCTTCGGCAAATGGGCTGCACCGTGACGATGCTCGACGAGGCCGAGCTGAGCAAAGACCTGTCGCGCTTCGACGCCATCGTGGTGGGGGTTCGGGCCTACAATACTGAAGATCGGCTCCGCTTTAATCAGGATAAGCTGATGAGCTACGTACAGCGCGGGGGTACGTTGGTGGTGCAATACGCCACGCCCGGCGGGGGCGGTATTACGCAATCGGGGCTGAAAGTCAATCAGATCGGGCCGTTTCCGTTTACGGTGGGCCGTGACCGGGTCGCTGAGGAAGACGCCACCGTGACGATGCTCAACCCCAGCCACATGCTACTGAACCGCCCGAACAAGATAACCGACGACGATTTCAAAGGCTGGATCCAGGAACGCGGGCTGTACTTCGCGCAGGATTATGACCGGTCGTACGAGTCGCTCTTCTCGATGAATGATGCCGGTGAGTCGCCTAAACTCGGCAGCCTCATCTACGCCAACTACGGCCGTGGCCACTTCATCTACACCGGTCTGGCGTTTTTCCGGCAGCTGCCCAACGGCGTGCCCGGTGCCTATCGCCTGTTCGCCAACCTGATTTCTGCCGGAGCGAAGAACTAA